One segment of Paramormyrops kingsleyae isolate MSU_618 chromosome 8, PKINGS_0.4, whole genome shotgun sequence DNA contains the following:
- the LOC111839876 gene encoding neuropeptides B/W receptor type 2-like: MENISKYDGTNTVCNHSLDYYSNNSNNRTDLNCTGQAGYFFYPDIYILLPVIYSVICAVGLTGNTAVIYVILKAPKMKTVTNMFILNLAIADDLFTLVLPINIAEHFLHYWPFGEVLCKIILSIDHYNIFSSIYFLTVMSVDRYLVVLATVQSKRMPHRTYRAAKTVSICVWTLVILIVMPFTVFAGIYINPDNMDRKSCVLTFPSPESFWFKASRIYTLILGFAIPVSTICILYTMMLYKLRNMRLNSNAKALDKAKKKVTIMVFIVLAVCLFCWTPFHLSTVVALTTDIKTTPLVIGISYFITSLSYANSCLNPFLYAFLDDSFRKAFKKMLECRPS, translated from the coding sequence atggaaaaTATATCCAAGTATGACGGAACAAACACCGTCTGTAACCATTCACTGGACTATTATTCCAACAATTCAAACAATCGAACCGACTTAAATTGCACTGGCCAGGCGGGGTACTTTTTTTACCCAGATATTTATATCCTTTTGCCGGTCATCTACTCTGTGATCTGCGCGGTGGGGTTGACTGGCAATACGGCGGTGATTTATGTAATTCTGAAAGCGCCCAAAATGAAGACAGTCACCAACATGTTCATTCTCAACTTGGCCATCGCCGACGACCTGTTTACGCTCGTTCTGCCCATCAACATCGCCGAGCACTTCCTGCACTACTGGCCCTTCGGCGAGGTCTTGTGCAAAATCATCCTTTCCATCGACCACTATAACATCTTCTCCAGCATCTACTTTCTAACGGTAATGAGCGTCGATCGGTACCTGGTGGTCCTGGCGACGGTGCAGTCCAAGCGTATGCCCCATCGCACCTACAGGGCGGCCAAAACAGTCAGCATTTGCGTGTGGACGCTAGTTATTCTAATCGTCATGCCTTTCACAGTTTTCGCAGGCATTTATATTAACCCCGACAACATGGATAGGAAAAGTTGCGTCCTGACTTTCCCCAGCCCGGAGAGTTTCTGGTTCAAGGCCAGCCGTATCTACACCCTCATTCTTGGCTTTGCCATCCCAGTGTCCACCATCTGCATCCTGTATACTATGATGCTTTACAAATTGCGAAACATGCGGCTGAACTCCAACGCCAAAGCCCTTGACAAGGCGAAGAAGAAAGTTACGATCATGGTGTTCATCGTCCTGGCGGTATGCCTGTTCTGCTGGACCCCGTTCCACCTTAGCACCGTCGTGGCTCTCACCACGGATATCAAAACGACCCCACTCGTGATCGGAATCTCCTATTTTATCACCAGTTTGAGCTACGCTAACTCATGTCTTAACCCGTTTCTGTACGCCTTCTTGGATGACAGTTTTAGGAAGGCTTTCAAGAAGATGTTAGAATGTAGACCCAGCTGA